The following are encoded in a window of Paraburkholderia hospita genomic DNA:
- a CDS encoding porin, whose protein sequence is MKHRTTPRTIAAAVAALAGAMAAIAAPGMAHAESSVTLYGDVDAGITYTNNQQVTHADGSVGGGHNFQFTGGNSAPSRFGLTGSEDIGGGTSVTFKLENSFFTGSGNFVQGGTLFNQNAWVGLTNEQYGTLTFGRQFDSYTNALAPYASSNTWATLYGAHIGDVDNLNAALNLNNAVQYVSPTIAGFSASGTYSLGGVAGDFSQKRGWAVSASYNNAPFSFWVGYLDLNNPLDAALGGEQGYIGDFACSNPTAMYCELQNAHSLKAFGVGGSYSFGPATFGLVYTHTRLDDSQYFASATQPQGADVRFDIVEVNATYALSPAFTLGAAYIYNSMKTDVSGSPKFHQVNLGATYSLSKRTTLYAVGIFQKAAGSGIGTDPVTGQSVNYAQIPNLPNSTTDRQVSVTVGLKHNF, encoded by the coding sequence ATGAAACATCGGACGACGCCGCGCACGATCGCGGCGGCGGTGGCCGCGCTCGCCGGCGCAATGGCTGCGATCGCCGCGCCCGGCATGGCGCATGCGGAGAGCAGCGTCACGTTGTATGGCGATGTCGATGCGGGCATCACGTACACGAACAACCAGCAGGTCACGCATGCGGATGGCAGTGTCGGCGGCGGACACAATTTTCAGTTCACGGGTGGGAATTCTGCGCCTTCACGTTTCGGGTTGACTGGGAGTGAGGATATTGGCGGCGGCACGTCGGTGACCTTCAAGCTCGAGAACAGCTTCTTTACGGGCAGCGGCAATTTCGTGCAGGGCGGCACGCTCTTCAATCAGAACGCGTGGGTCGGGCTGACCAATGAGCAATACGGGACGCTGACGTTTGGCCGCCAGTTCGACTCGTACACGAATGCGCTCGCGCCGTATGCTTCCAGTAATACGTGGGCCACGTTGTATGGGGCGCATATCGGCGACGTCGATAATCTGAATGCTGCGCTTAATCTGAATAATGCTGTGCAGTATGTCAGTCCGACTATTGCGGGTTTCTCGGCTAGCGGCACGTATTCGCTGGGTGGTGTTGCGGGAGATTTTTCGCAGAAGCGTGGTTGGGCGGTTTCCGCAAGTTATAACAATGCGCCCTTCTCGTTCTGGGTCGGTTATCTCGATCTGAATAATCCGCTCGATGCTGCGTTAGGCGGCGAGCAAGGTTATATCGGGGATTTTGCGTGCTCGAATCCGACTGCGATGTATTGCGAGTTGCAGAATGCGCATTCGTTGAAGGCGTTTGGTGTGGGTGGGTCTTATAGCTTCGGGCCGGCGACTTTTGGACTTGTTTATACGCATACACGGCTTGACGATAGTCAGTATTTTGCGAGCGCCACTCAGCCGCAAGGCGCGGATGTGCGGTTCGATATCGTTGAGGTGAATGCGACGTATGCTTTGTCGCCTGCCTTTACGCTTGGGGCCGCGTATATCTATAACTCGATGAAGACTGATGTCAGCGGGTCGCCGAAATTTCATCAGGTCAATCTTGGGGCGACGTATAGTTTGTCCAAACGGACGACGTTGTATGCGGTTGGAATCTTCCAGAAAGCCGCTGGCAGTGGGATTGGGACTGATCCTGTCACCGGACAGAGCGTGAATTATGCGCAGATTCCTAATTTGCCGAATTCCACTACAGATAGGCAGGTGTCTGTGACTGTTGGGCTGAAGCACAATTTCTGA
- a CDS encoding 2-aminoethylphosphonate aminotransferase, protein MLLMNPGPVTLTERVRNSLLQTDLCHRESEFFDLQDEARARLVKLYDLDPAQWSAVLMTGSGTAAVESMIAALVPENGKLLIVENGVYGERISQIAAQYRIAHSVVKHEWMQAPDLARIAAALDADKAITHVAVIHHETTTGRLNDLKALAAVCRERNVKMLVDGVSSFGAEEIDFAEGTIAAVAATANKCLHGVPGAAFVIVRRDALAAAASRTYYLGLVRLASLQDQRNTPFTPSVHAYYALVEALRELDEEGGWRARHARYRALAEQARVGLFARGIGSALPADESSVVLRAYKLPDGVSYERLHDALKARGFVIYAGQGGLSKELFRISTMGDIHSPDIERLLVSFDELMR, encoded by the coding sequence ATGCTGCTAATGAATCCAGGCCCCGTCACGCTGACCGAGCGCGTGCGTAATAGCCTGCTGCAAACGGACTTGTGTCATCGCGAGAGCGAGTTTTTCGACTTGCAGGACGAAGCGCGCGCGCGTCTGGTCAAGCTGTATGACCTTGATCCCGCGCAATGGAGCGCCGTGCTGATGACGGGCTCGGGGACGGCGGCTGTCGAGAGCATGATCGCGGCGCTCGTGCCGGAGAATGGCAAGTTGCTGATCGTCGAGAATGGCGTGTATGGCGAGCGTATTTCGCAGATTGCGGCGCAGTATCGCATTGCGCATAGCGTCGTGAAGCATGAGTGGATGCAGGCGCCTGATCTGGCGCGGATTGCGGCTGCGCTCGATGCCGATAAGGCGATTACGCATGTTGCTGTGATTCATCATGAGACGACGACCGGGCGGTTGAATGATCTCAAGGCGCTGGCAGCGGTTTGCCGCGAGCGCAATGTGAAGATGCTGGTTGATGGTGTGAGCAGCTTCGGCGCTGAGGAGATCGACTTCGCTGAGGGCACGATTGCGGCTGTTGCGGCGACGGCGAACAAGTGCTTGCATGGCGTGCCGGGTGCCGCTTTTGTGATCGTGCGGCGGGATGCTTTGGCTGCTGCTGCGAGCCGGACTTATTACCTCGGGCTTGTGCGGCTTGCCAGTTTGCAGGATCAGCGGAATACGCCGTTTACGCCTTCTGTTCATGCTTACTATGCGCTTGTGGAGGCGCTGCGCGAGCTTGATGAGGAAGGTGGATGGCGGGCGCGGCATGCTCGTTATCGGGCTCTGGCTGAGCAGGCTCGGGTGGGGCTTTTTGCGCGTGGTATTGGGAGTGCTCTGCCGGCGGATGAGTCTTCTGTCGTGCTGAGGGCTTATAAGTTGCCGGACGGCGTTTCTTATGAGCGGTTGCATGATGCGCTTAAAGCGCGCGGCTTTGTTATCTATGCCGGGCAGGGTGGTCTGTCTAAAGAGCTTTTTCGGATTTCTACTATGGGGGATATTCATTCTCCTGATATTGAGCGGCTGCTTGTGAGTTTTGATGAGTTGATGCGGTAG
- a CDS encoding aldehyde dehydrogenase family protein: METNNTFPLLAATQAFIAKPKKMLIGAEWTDASSGRTIDVVNPADGSVLTRVPEANEHDVQQAVAAARRAFDAGPWRTMKTTDRERLLLKLADLVEANARELAEIESLDNGKPVMVAQGLDVAMAAQCFRYMAGWATKIEGSVIDAGMPYMPDSEIFAYTRKEPVGVVGAIIPWNFPLLMAAWKLAPALATGCTVVLKPAEDTPLTALRLGELIREAGYPEGVVNIVTGYGHTAGAALSRDPRIDKIAFTGSTQTGKLIGHAALDNMTRMSLELGGKSPVIVLPDVDIDKAAQGVANAIFFNSGQVCTAGSRVYIHSKVFDKVIDGVAQIAKSLKVGAGMDPSTLIGPLVSAKQRERVCGYIDSGFAEGARAAAGGKIIDKPGFFVEPTVMVDTNHTMRVVREEIFGPVLVAMPFDDIDSAVQLANDTPYGLGASIWSNDMSAVHKLIPRIAAGTVWVNCHSLLDNALPFGGMKQSGFGRELGRAVIEQYTESKSVMINYA, encoded by the coding sequence ATGGAGACGAACAACACCTTCCCGCTGCTCGCCGCAACGCAAGCGTTCATCGCGAAGCCGAAGAAGATGCTGATCGGCGCGGAATGGACGGATGCATCGTCGGGCCGCACGATCGACGTCGTGAATCCCGCCGACGGCAGCGTGCTCACGCGCGTGCCTGAAGCGAACGAGCACGACGTGCAGCAAGCCGTCGCCGCCGCACGCCGCGCATTCGATGCCGGCCCGTGGCGCACGATGAAAACCACCGACCGCGAACGTCTGCTGCTGAAGCTCGCCGATCTCGTCGAAGCGAATGCGCGCGAACTCGCCGAAATCGAATCGCTCGACAACGGCAAACCGGTGATGGTCGCGCAAGGTCTCGATGTAGCGATGGCCGCGCAGTGCTTCCGCTACATGGCCGGCTGGGCAACGAAGATCGAAGGCAGCGTGATCGATGCGGGCATGCCGTACATGCCGGACAGCGAAATATTCGCCTACACGCGCAAGGAACCCGTCGGCGTGGTCGGCGCGATTATCCCGTGGAATTTCCCGCTGCTGATGGCCGCCTGGAAGCTTGCGCCCGCGCTCGCGACGGGCTGCACCGTCGTGCTGAAACCCGCCGAAGACACGCCGCTCACGGCGCTGCGTCTTGGCGAGCTGATCCGCGAGGCGGGCTATCCGGAAGGCGTCGTCAACATCGTCACGGGTTATGGGCATACGGCGGGCGCGGCGCTGTCGCGCGATCCGCGCATCGACAAAATCGCGTTCACGGGCTCGACGCAGACAGGCAAGCTGATCGGCCATGCAGCGCTCGATAACATGACGCGCATGTCGCTCGAACTGGGCGGCAAGTCGCCTGTGATCGTGCTGCCCGACGTCGATATCGACAAGGCTGCGCAAGGCGTTGCGAACGCGATCTTCTTCAACTCGGGGCAGGTGTGCACGGCGGGCTCGCGCGTCTATATCCACAGCAAGGTGTTCGACAAGGTGATCGACGGTGTTGCGCAGATTGCGAAGAGCCTGAAGGTCGGCGCGGGCATGGACCCGTCGACGCTGATTGGCCCGCTAGTCTCCGCGAAACAGCGCGAGCGCGTGTGCGGCTACATCGACTCGGGCTTCGCGGAAGGCGCGCGCGCCGCGGCGGGCGGCAAGATCATCGACAAGCCGGGCTTCTTCGTCGAGCCGACCGTGATGGTCGACACGAACCACACGATGCGCGTGGTGCGCGAAGAGATCTTCGGGCCGGTGCTGGTCGCGATGCCTTTCGACGATATCGACAGCGCCGTGCAACTCGCCAACGACACACCGTATGGTCTCGGCGCGAGCATCTGGTCGAACGACATGTCGGCCGTTCACAAGCTGATTCCGCGCATTGCGGCGGGCACGGTGTGGGTCAATTGCCACTCGCTGCTCGACAACGCGCTGCCGTTTGGCGGCATGAAGCAATCGGGCTTCGGCCGCGAACTGGGACGCGCGGTTATCGAGCAGTACACGGAAAGCAAGTCCGTGATGATCAATTACGCGTAA
- the aepY gene encoding phosphonopyruvate decarboxylase — MIEAAQFVEAARERGFDWYAGVPCSYLTPFINYVLQDPKLHYVSAANEGDAVAFIAGVTLGAQNGRRGVTMMQNSGLGNAVSPLTSLTWTFRLPQLLIVTWRGQPGVADEPQHQLMGPITPAMLDTMEIPWETFPTEAEAIGPALDRAIAHMDATGRPYALVMQKGSVAPYELKDSGRATKREVRAARDVSRAVPADALPTRSEALQRVIAHTPVNSTVVLASTGFCGRELYAIDDRSNQLYMVGSMGCITPFALGLALTRPDLHVVALDGDGAALMRMGVFATLGAYGPSNLTHILLDNGAHDSTGGQSTVSPQVSFAGVAAACGYASAVEGDDVGLIDELFASPLLDGPRFVRVAIRRGTPDGLPRPTITPPDVKTRLMRHIATAGSNEGAR; from the coding sequence ATGATCGAGGCAGCACAGTTCGTCGAGGCGGCGCGCGAGCGCGGCTTCGATTGGTACGCGGGCGTGCCGTGCTCGTATCTGACGCCGTTCATCAACTACGTGCTGCAGGATCCGAAGCTGCATTACGTGTCGGCGGCGAATGAAGGCGATGCGGTCGCGTTCATCGCGGGCGTGACGCTCGGCGCGCAGAACGGTCGTCGCGGCGTGACGATGATGCAAAACTCGGGCCTCGGCAATGCGGTGAGTCCGCTCACGTCGCTGACGTGGACGTTCCGTTTGCCGCAACTGCTGATCGTCACGTGGCGCGGCCAGCCTGGCGTCGCGGACGAACCGCAGCATCAATTGATGGGCCCCATCACGCCGGCGATGCTCGACACGATGGAGATTCCGTGGGAGACGTTCCCGACGGAAGCGGAAGCGATCGGTCCCGCGCTGGACCGCGCGATTGCGCACATGGACGCGACGGGCCGCCCGTATGCGCTGGTGATGCAGAAGGGCAGCGTCGCGCCGTACGAACTGAAGGACTCGGGTCGCGCGACAAAGCGCGAGGTGCGTGCCGCGCGTGATGTTTCGCGTGCTGTCCCCGCCGACGCCTTGCCGACGCGTAGTGAAGCCTTGCAGCGCGTGATTGCTCATACGCCGGTGAACTCGACGGTCGTGCTTGCATCGACGGGATTCTGCGGCCGCGAACTTTACGCAATCGACGACCGGTCGAACCAGTTGTACATGGTCGGCTCGATGGGCTGTATTACGCCGTTCGCGCTGGGTCTTGCGCTGACGCGGCCGGACCTGCATGTTGTCGCGCTCGACGGCGACGGCGCGGCGCTGATGCGCATGGGCGTGTTTGCGACGCTGGGCGCGTATGGTCCGTCGAATCTCACGCACATTCTGCTCGACAATGGCGCGCACGACTCGACGGGTGGTCAGTCGACGGTCTCGCCGCAGGTTTCGTTCGCGGGTGTCGCGGCGGCGTGCGGCTATGCGTCCGCTGTCGAAGGCGACGACGTGGGCCTGATCGACGAACTGTTCGCGTCGCCGCTGCTGGACGGCCCGCGCTTCGTGCGCGTCGCGATCCGCCGTGGCACGCCCGACGGCTTGCCGCGCCCGACCATTACGCCGCCCGATGTGAAGACGCGCCTGATGCGCCATATCGCCACTGCCGGCTCGAATGAAGGAGCACGTTGA